CTATCGCCCGGGCGGCCGGCTCGTCATCCATGCCTGTCGCAGACCCAGCGGAAGCCCGGCCTATGAACGAAAACCTCCTCGAACGCGGACACCCGTCCGGCAGCGTACGGGAACCGTCCGACGGCCTGTCCGGCGCGGACACGCCAGTCGAGGCATTGCTGACATGCGCGCTCGAACATTACGACGCAGGCCGGCTCGATGCCGCCGGGCGTCTGTGCCGGCAGGTTCTGCAACGCGAACCCGAACGCGCCGACGCGCTGCACGTGCAAGGACTGCTCGCGTTTCGCCGCGGCGACTTCGACGGCGCGGTCGCGGCGATCGCGGACGCGATCCGGCGCGATCCGCAGGCACGCTATTACTACAACCTGGGCACCGTGATGGCCGCGCACAACCGGCCCGCGGCGGCGGCCGAGTGCTTCCGGCAGGCGCTTGCGCTGCAACCGGACGACCCCGATGCGTACAACAACCTCGGCAACGCGTTGCGCTCGCTGAAGGATTGCGAAGGCGCGGTGGAGGCGCTGGGCACGGCGATCCGGCTGCGGCCCGACCACGCGCAGGCCTACAACAATCTCGCGAACGCGATGCTCGATGCGGGCGAACTGGAGGCCGCGCTCGATGGCTACCGCGCCGCGATCGCGTTGCGGCCGGACCTTCTCGAGCCGCACGACAACCTGCTGTTCGCGTTGAATTACAGTGCGGCCGCCGCGCCGCAGGTTCATTTCGATGCCGCGCGCCGTTACGGCGCGCAGGCCGCCGCGCGCGCGGTGCCGTACCGCTCGTGGCCGACCAACGACGGGGCGAGACCGCTGCGGGTCGGCATCGTATCGGGCGATCTGAAGCATCACCCGGTCGGCTATTTCCTCGAAAGCGTGCTGCGCGCGACCGATCGCACGCGCGTCGTGTTCGTTGCATATCCGACCCGCGACATCAAGGACGACCTGACGCAGCGGCTGCGCCCGCTGTTCGCCGGCTGGACGAGCGTCGCCGCGCTGAGCGACGAGGCCGCGGCCCGGCGGATTCGCGATGATGCGATCGACATCCTGGTCGACGCGGCGGGCCACACGATCTTCAACCGGCTCGCGCTGTTCGCGTGGAAGCCGGCGCCGGTGCAGGTTTCGTGGATCGGCTATGTCGCCACCACCGGGCTCGACGCGATCGATTACGTGCTGGGCGATCGCCACGTGCTGCCGGCCGACGAGGAAGCGCATTTCGTCGAGCGGCCGTGGCGCCTGCCCGACAGCTACCTGTGCTACACGCCGCCGCGCGATGCGATCGTGCCCGGCCCGCTGCCGCAACTGACCGGCGGCACGGTGACGTTCGGCTATTTCGGCAAGCTCGGCAAGATGAGTGACGCGGTCGTGCGCGTGTGGTCGCGGGTGCTCGCGGCGGTGCCTCGGTCGCAGCTGCTGCTCAAGGCGAGCGAGCTGGCCGGCGCGTATGCGGTGCGCCGCACGCGCGAGCGGTTCGCGCAGCACGGTATCGATCCGGCGCGGCTGCTGCTCGAACCGAATGCGCCGCGCGGTGAATACCTGGCGTCGTACCGCCGCGTCGACGTGATGCTCAGCCCATTTCCGTATTCGGGCGGCACGACGACCGCAGATGCGCTGTGGATGGGCGTGCCCGTGCTCGGCATCCGGGGCGACCGGTTCGTCACGCATATCTGCGAAAGCCTGCTGCGGACGGTCGGCCTGTCCGACTGGATCGCGCGCGACGAAGACGACTACGTCGCGAAAGCCGCGGCGTTCGCGACCGATCCGGCGCAACTGCGGCTGCTGCGGACCGGCCTGCGCATGCAGTTGATCGCATCGCCGCTGTGCAACGCGCCGCGCTTCGCACGGCACCTCGAGGACGCGTTCCACGGAATGTGGG
The sequence above is a segment of the Burkholderia diffusa genome. Coding sequences within it:
- a CDS encoding tetratricopeptide repeat protein, with amino-acid sequence MNENLLERGHPSGSVREPSDGLSGADTPVEALLTCALEHYDAGRLDAAGRLCRQVLQREPERADALHVQGLLAFRRGDFDGAVAAIADAIRRDPQARYYYNLGTVMAAHNRPAAAAECFRQALALQPDDPDAYNNLGNALRSLKDCEGAVEALGTAIRLRPDHAQAYNNLANAMLDAGELEAALDGYRAAIALRPDLLEPHDNLLFALNYSAAAAPQVHFDAARRYGAQAAARAVPYRSWPTNDGARPLRVGIVSGDLKHHPVGYFLESVLRATDRTRVVFVAYPTRDIKDDLTQRLRPLFAGWTSVAALSDEAAARRIRDDAIDILVDAAGHTIFNRLALFAWKPAPVQVSWIGYVATTGLDAIDYVLGDRHVLPADEEAHFVERPWRLPDSYLCYTPPRDAIVPGPLPQLTGGTVTFGYFGKLGKMSDAVVRVWSRVLAAVPRSQLLLKASELAGAYAVRRTRERFAQHGIDPARLLLEPNAPRGEYLASYRRVDVMLSPFPYSGGTTTADALWMGVPVLGIRGDRFVTHICESLLRTVGLSDWIARDEDDYVAKAAAFATDPAQLRLLRTGLRMQLIASPLCNAPRFARHLEDAFHGMWARRADGAGDVAGSHD